One region of Bacillus zhangzhouensis genomic DNA includes:
- the rimM gene encoding ribosome maturation factor RimM (Essential for efficient processing of 16S rRNA), with amino-acid sequence MELEWLNVGKIVNTHGVRGEVRVVSKTDFPEERYKKGSVLYIFKQGQREPLKVTVASHRQHKQFDLLTFEEINSLNEAEHLKESILKVEKEHLGSLDEGEFYFHQIIGCEVYDEEDKLIGQIKEILTPGANDVWVVGRKGKKDALIPYIPSVVKKIDISSKTVHIEVMEGLIDE; translated from the coding sequence ATGGAGCTAGAATGGTTGAATGTTGGAAAGATCGTCAATACACACGGAGTGCGCGGAGAAGTACGTGTCGTGTCAAAGACGGATTTCCCAGAAGAGCGCTACAAAAAGGGAAGCGTCCTTTATATTTTTAAGCAAGGTCAAAGAGAACCGCTGAAAGTGACTGTGGCATCACATCGTCAGCACAAACAGTTTGATTTGCTCACATTTGAAGAAATAAACTCATTAAATGAAGCAGAACATTTGAAAGAATCAATCTTAAAGGTTGAAAAAGAACATCTTGGGTCTTTAGATGAAGGAGAATTTTATTTCCACCAAATCATTGGCTGTGAAGTATACGATGAAGAGGACAAGCTGATCGGCCAAATCAAAGAGATCTTAACACCAGGGGCAAATGATGTGTGGGTGGTTGGAAGAAAAGGCAAAAAAGATGCTTTGATTCCTTATATTCCATCTGTCGTCAAAAAAATCGATATCTCATCCAAAACTGTACACATTGAAGTGATGGAAGGACTC
- the rpsP gene encoding 30S ribosomal protein S16, with protein MAVKIRLKRMGAKKSPFYRIVVADSRSPRDGRFIETVGTYNPVVSPAEVKINEELALKWLQNGAKPSDTVRNLFSSQGILEKFHHAKNSK; from the coding sequence ATGGCAGTAAAAATTCGTTTAAAACGTATGGGAGCAAAAAAATCTCCTTTCTATCGTATTGTTGTAGCAGATTCTCGTTCACCACGTGACGGTCGTTTCATCGAAACAGTTGGAACTTATAACCCAGTGGTTTCACCAGCTGAGGTGAAAATCAACGAAGAATTAGCGCTTAAATGGCTTCAAAATGGGGCGAAGCCATCTGATACAGTTCGCAACCTTTTCTCAAGCCAAGGAATTCTTGAAAAATTTCATCATGCGAAAAACAGCAAATAA
- a CDS encoding KH domain-containing protein — MNERSLEELIVSIVEPLVDFPEDIHVSSLEKDEQVIYTLSVNAEDTGKVIGKQGRTAKAIRTVIFAASAESSKKVQLEIAD; from the coding sequence ATGAATGAGCGGTCCTTGGAAGAATTGATTGTGTCCATCGTCGAGCCACTTGTTGATTTCCCTGAAGATATTCACGTATCTTCATTAGAAAAAGATGAGCAGGTGATTTACACACTGTCTGTCAATGCTGAAGATACCGGTAAAGTGATCGGAAAGCAGGGACGTACAGCAAAAGCGATACGAACAGTCATTTTTGCAGCAAGTGCAGAGTCTTCTAAGAAAGTTCAACTTGAGATTGCTGACTAA
- a CDS encoding YlqD family protein: MQIIQHVTVMQVLTESSRDKLLTAFLEKKERLERECNQLYFQLKKHEKESHQQEAIPQFQKAIDKRQEKIRQIDFQVEQLHILPLGSEMKETEVDALVEVKIGDKWDDKMQDNVIVVKDGIIVEIRQG, encoded by the coding sequence ATGCAGATCATTCAGCATGTCACCGTGATGCAAGTATTAACTGAAAGCAGTAGGGACAAACTGTTAACGGCTTTTTTGGAGAAGAAAGAAAGATTAGAACGTGAATGCAATCAACTATATTTTCAGCTGAAAAAACATGAAAAAGAATCACATCAGCAAGAAGCCATCCCTCAATTTCAAAAAGCGATCGACAAAAGGCAAGAGAAGATCAGGCAAATTGATTTTCAAGTAGAGCAGCTGCATATTTTGCCGCTTGGAAGTGAAATGAAAGAAACAGAAGTGGATGCATTGGTTGAAGTAAAAATAGGTGATAAATGGGATGACAAGATGCAAGATAATGTCATCGTCGTAAAAGACGGCATCATTGTGGAAATACGTCAGGGGTGA